Part of the Thermoanaerobaculia bacterium genome is shown below.
TTACGGCTCGATCGAGAGCGGCGCCTTCACGGAGGAATCGGCGCTCCACCCGCGCAACCCGTACTCGGCGTCGAAGGCCGGAGGGGACCGCCTCGCGTACTCGTACTGGGCCTCGTACGGCGTTCCGGTCGTGATCACGCGCGCGTCGAACAACTACGGCCCCTACCAGTACCCGGAGAAGCTGATCCCCCTCTTCGTCACCAACGCGCTCGACGACCTGCCGCTGCCGCTTTACGGGGACGGGAAAAACGTCCGCGACTGGCTCTTCGTCGACGATCACGCCGCGGCGATCGAGTTCCTGATCGAGCGGGGCGAGGCCGGGCAGGTCTACAACGTCGCGGGCGGCAACGAGTGCGAGAACGTCGAGATCACCAAGAAGATCCTCGCGATCCTCGGCAAGCCCGAAACGCTCATCCGGCCGGTCGCCGACCGGGTCGGGCACGATCGCCGGTATTCGCTCGATTCCGGGAAGCTCGCGAAGCTCGGTTTCCGCCCCGAGACGAAGTTCGACGACGCCCTGGCTTCGACGATCGACTGGTACGTGGCGCATCCCGACTGGTGGCGCCCGATCAAGGATCACGATCCGCACTACCGCGATTTCTACAAGACGCAGTACCACGAGCGGCTGCGCTCGTGAGCACGCTCAGACGC
Proteins encoded:
- a CDS encoding GDP-mannose 4,6-dehydratase, translated to YGSIESGAFTEESALHPRNPYSASKAGGDRLAYSYWASYGVPVVITRASNNYGPYQYPEKLIPLFVTNALDDLPLPLYGDGKNVRDWLFVDDHAAAIEFLIERGEAGQVYNVAGGNECENVEITKKILAILGKPETLIRPVADRVGHDRRYSLDSGKLAKLGFRPETKFDDALASTIDWYVAHPDWWRPIKDHDPHYRDFYKTQYHERLRS